Proteins from one Hoplias malabaricus isolate fHopMal1 chromosome 2, fHopMal1.hap1, whole genome shotgun sequence genomic window:
- the atp6v1g1 gene encoding V-type proton ATPase subunit G 1, with protein sequence MASQSQGIQQLLQAEKRAAEKVAEARKRKNRRLKQAKEEAQAEIEQYRLQREKEFKTKEAAALGSHGNSAVEVDKETQDKMSRIQSSYQQNREAVLNNLLKMVCDIKPEIHANYRVAG encoded by the exons ATGGCGAGCCAGTCTCAGGGCATTCAGCAGCTGTTACAGGCCGAGAAACGGGCCGCTGAAAAGGTCGCCGAAGCCCGTAAAC gGAAGAATCGACGTTTGAAACAAGCCAAGGAGGAAGCTCAGGCAGAGATTGAGCAGTACCGTCTGCAGAGGGAAAAGGAGTTCAAGACAAAGGAGGCTGCG GCCCTAGGATCCCATGGTAACTCTGCTGTGGAGGTTGACAAAGAAACTCAAGACAAGATGAGCCGCATTCAGAGCAGTTACCAGCAAAATCGGGAAGCTGTGCTGAATAATTTACTGAAGATGGTGTGTGACATCAAGCCGGAGATCCATGCCAATTACCGTGTTGCTGGATAA